The window TATCTTCGGCTTTCATTTGTGTGCAGATAGGTAAAAAAGTAAATCAACTATTCCTGTCGTTGCTCAGGACAATACAGACTTACCATCTACCCACAAGGCGATCTATTGGGTACTCATTGGGTATAGAGACTACCCAGTATGGTTACGAACCCACCTGATGCTTGAGATAAGAAATCAATGAAACGCTCTTACCCTGCAAGCCAAGCTTACGGCGAATATTTTTGCGGTGAGTGCGGACTGTATCTGCTGTGATTGAAAGGAGTTCGCCTATACGTTCGGTGCCTTTACCGGCCTCAATATAACGGCAGATTTCAACTTCACGGGGAGTGAGCTTAAGCAGCAAATCTTCAAACTGATCACCGGTCTCCCCGGCCAGGGCGGAGAGACGTTCTTTGATGAACCGACCAAAACTCCGGCGCATCTGCGGCACAGGCTCCTTAATCATACGGTCAAGAGCAGGCATAATCTGTTCACGGACCTGCAAGGCAAAATCCTCATGCATGTCCTTTTTTTCTTCTTCAACTGACTCAATAACGGTACGCAGGGCCACATTCATACCGTCAACCTGCTCACGAGTTTCTTCAAGCCCTGTTTCAAGGCGCTGAATATCGGTCATGTCGCGCAGTCCGAGATGAAAAACTGTGCCGGTCTGAAGACGGACTTTGTGCATAGTCAGCTCAACAGGAATTTTCTTCCCGGAACTATGTCTCGCTGTAAGTAATTCATCAAAGGGAACCGGAATTTCAGTGGTACAGGTTTCAAAATGTTCCCGCACCACTTTGGAAGATTTCGCACTGAATATACTCAAACAACTATTACCGGAAAGAGCACAGCTGCGGCCGAAGAGCCTCTCTGCGGCGGGATTGGAAGTGAGTATGCGAAAAGTAGAATCTGCCAGGAAAGTAGGGTCCTGCGCCGCTTCAAACAAAGCATTAAAAAGGGCAATGCTGTCATCAAGAGCCGCAATATTATCTTCCATGCGCTCTTCGTAAGCTTCGTGCAATTCCACAAAAGGGGCGTTATTGGTGACAACGGCAACATACCCCTCAGAGCAATACGGGCCGGCAAGGGGAATCAATCGCAGCGAATAGCTCCCTCCGCTCTCCCCATAAGGAATCTCATGAACCCCTGCCACAGGATATGCTTTAATAAAATCTTCAATGCCGGAAGCTTCCACGCCCAGAATATTCCAGAGCCGCCGCCCTTCCAAAGGACACTCAAAAAACTCCACCACCCGTGCGCTGGCTGAACAGATGCGCCCGCCGCCATCAGTAAAAAGGATAAAATCAGAAAAGGATTCAAAAACTTCGGAAATAGGTTCAGGGAGACGTTCAAAATTGTCGTCTGTATTTGAGCTCACGGGGAGTTCCTGTGCTTGATAATTAATTGAAGTATAACTTCTTAACAAGCAATTCAGGTTAATTCAAATGTGATGAGGTTTAGATCTAAATTTGAGAAGACAAGCGTAACGTAATATTTTTTAAACGAAAAAAGGCTCAGCTTAAAATTCAAGCCAAGCCTTTTGTAGAAAGCAGAAATTTTAAAGTATCCGTAAACCAGAACAAGAATCTAGTGCCCTTCACATACATGCTTACTTGGAGCCCATCCATCCATATACCATGCCCGCGCGCCCTGAATCTGCAAGCCGTGATAGCGTACGTACTCAAGCTCCTCATCGGAATAAGCATGCCCTTCAATAGGCATAAGAGCGTCGACCTCCGTGGGGCCGTAAGCATCATTGGAGGCATCAGCGACAAATACGGGCTGCCCTATCGCCCCTGAAGGGTGCTTAATGGTCAACTTTCCAAGTCCAATCCCCTCTGCCATGCATGGAATTTCTATGTCATGAACGATATCCATTTTGAATCTCCTTGAATTTGCTAAATGAAGCCAGATAGTACTGATCAATAAATTATGCTGTCATATTAAGCATAATATTTTGAGATGGACAATATGGTGGTTCTGCCTAGGGAAATGGCATCGATGGGGGGGTACTGTATCCCCAAATCAGAATATTCCTGCTGGATTATTCATACGTTTCTGCGATATAGAGCAGCTATCAGAAGAACAATTACTTGCGAGGAATTTGATGGGCTGTTGTATCGGAGAGAAGCATAGCAACTGGTGTCAGGATAACCCCACAGGTCCCAGTTACCCCCCTGTTTACATAGATAAAGATGGAAATGAGTACTGCATTTTTCACGCACCTGCGGAATGCAAGTTTGTTGAGTTGTATGATGAGCGTAAAGGTGGAGAGCAACCTTCTTTAATGGCTGGGGAGGACTTTAATCAGCTTGTGTTTGATCGGATACAGGGGGTTATTGATGCTGGGGAGGATGAGGAAGCTGATAATTTCTCAGGATACCCCGAAAGTTGGAACCCTCGTTGTAATTTTGCAGGAACTATTTTTCACAAAGGAATATATCAACCTAACTTCCTTGAATCTTTCGACATAGATTTACCCCCCACATCTTTTCATGCATGTGAATTTCATGGCCGTAGTAATTTTTCTAAAACTACATTTAATGGCGTAGCTTCTTTTACTATGGCTAAATTCCATAAATCAATAACTATCAGAAACACAACTTTTAAAAGCATAGCTGATTTTAGTTATTCCACGTTCAAATCACGTGCTTCATTTTTCGCAACTCAATTTAGGAACGAGACATACTTTCAATTTTGCCGCTTTTTAGGATATACAAAATTTGAAAAATCAAAACTTAAAACAAATGTTGGATTTCTTAAATGTGAATTTGATGATGTCAAATTTGATAGCACCCATTTTTTAATGCGAACATTTTTCATAAAAAGTATTTTTAATAAATCTGCATACTTTGACAATTGTACTTTTAATGACGTTTCTTTTGAGGAAGCAAAATCCCAAAAAGCATTCCGCATTCAGGATTCAACTTTAAACGAATCTAACTTCAACAGTATGATTTTTCATGGTTCTATAGATTTCAACAACTCAGAATTTTCTAATACTGCTGACTTCACAAATACTATTTTTCTAAACTATTCGAATTTTAAAAATACAAAATTTCAAGGAACAGCATTATTCCTTCATACCCATTTCAAAGAATGGACCTATTTCCGCAATGCAGCCTTCAAAGGAGAAACAACCTTCGCAGGAGCAATCTCAAAAGAAACCATCCTCATAGAATCCACAGATCTTTCAAATCTAAAGCTAACCGAAACCAACATCGAATCCTTCCAATTCACAGAATGCACATGGCCCACAATAAATGGACGGAAAGCTATCTACGATGAAAAAATTGCCCTCGAATCGGACCAAACACCCGACTACCTGAAACTCGAAGAAATCTACCGCCGCCTAAAAAAAATAGCCCGCCAAAACAACGATGAAATGCAGACCTCGGCTTGGCATTACAAAGAAAAAGAAATGATGCGCAAAAGACTCCGCCAAGAAAACGGACCGGGAGTCATCGAAAAAATCGCAGCAAAAGCTTGCGCATGCCTGCCCTGCGACATTGAAAGGACAAAAGAAAAATTTTCCAAACTACTCACGTTAACCGAAAAACAACGCACCCCATTCCTGCGATTCCTTAACTCCGCCTACTGGATAGTCTCGGGCTACGGCGAAGAACCACTTCGAGCCGGAATCTGGATGCTGATCTTCATATTAGGCGCAATACTCCCCGCCTTCTTCGGCCCGGAAGTTAATCAAGTAACAAATACGCTCTCAGATTTCATCAAAGGCTGGATGTGGTACATGCCACTTATGAAAGTAAGCGACGTAGATGCCACTGGATGGAATTACCTATTCAAAGCTATCTTCAATGTAACCATCTCAATCCAAGCCGCCCTCTTCGCCTTCGCCCTGCGCAACAAACTAAGAAGATAAAAAATCCGGTCCGAGCATGATGCTTGGACCGGATTTTTCTTTCAGAAAAGTAAAAGGGTGCTAGACTTAACGTCTAACACCCTGTATTTACTGTGGTAGGCCACCAAGGACTTGAACCTTGAACCAACGGATTAAGAGTACCGGCCTGCCGAATTTATCCCGCCTTAACGAAGCCATAAGTTGTTTAATTCAAAGAACAACACTCTTTAACCTACCTTATATGATTTAAGCAAAAATTACCTTATTTAGGGATTTTTATGGGGAATAGCATGGGGAATACACGCCCCACCCCTGCGGAATCCCACGGATGAATTATGGGAAATTAGAGCAAAAATTGCTCTTCCCCACAAACAGGTAAAAAAGGTAAGGTCATGGCTGCCAAAAAAGAAATAAAACCGCATACAAAGGCGTGTTTTACATCACCAGCACCAACCCCACAACCGGGGCAAATGAGAGAATCTACTACATCCGTTATTATAAGAACGGAAAATCCATCGAAGAGAAAGCCGGTCGCCAGCATCAGGACCGCATGACGCCCGCCAAAGCCAACCGACTCCGAGTACTGCGCATTGAAGGCCGGGTTGACTCCAATGAAGAGCGCAGGGAAAAAGTCCGCGCCAAACGCGCCCAGAAGAACGTCAGCCGACTTTGGGAAGCTTTTTATGACGCCAAGCAGGAAAACAGGAGCATAAAAGATGACCGCAACCGCTGGCGCAGCTACCTGCTCAAGGATTTCGGCAACAAGCTGCCCGAAGAAATCGCCACGCTGGATGTGGACAACCTCCGCCGCAAACTTCAGGATCGCGGCCTTGCTCCCGGCACAGTCAAACAGGGCTTGGTCCTGCTGAAACGTATTCTGAATTTTGCAGCCAAGCGTGGCCTGTGCGAACCTATCAATTCCGGTCGGCTTCATTTTGAAATGCCAAAACTCAACAACACTAAAACCGAAGACCTGACCGGCAAACAACTCGCAAGGCTTCTAGAAGCGATTGAGAACGAACCGAACAAGTCAGCAGGCAGCCTAATGCTCATGGCCCTGTACACTGGCATGCGTAAGGGCGAAATTTACAGGCTGCAATGGCAGGATATTGATTTCGAGCGCGGTTTCATTTTGATCCGTGCCCCCAAGGGCGGAATTGACCAGCGTATCCCCATAAACACCCCGGCCAGAAATGTTCTTGAAGATCAGCAGACCAGAACCGGCAACTCCGAATGGATATTCCCCGGTAGATTTGAAGGACACGTCAAGGACATGCGCGAACATCTTGAGCGCATCCGCACCAATGCGGGGCTGCCCAAAGACTTCCGGCCCATGCACGGCTTGCGGCACGTCTTCGCCTCTACCCTAGCCAGTTCCGGGCAGGTGGATATGTACACCCTGCAAAAGCTGCTTACCCACAAAAGCCCGGCCATGGTTCAAAGATATGCCCACCTGCGTGATGATGCCATGCAGCGGGCCAGCGAGGTTGCCGGGGATATGTATAAGGCTATGCAGAAGAAGAAAACTACGGCTTGAGCGGGGCTTCCATTCAAGCTGCCGAAAATTAAAATCCCCCACATTGACCTGCCCTGCAATCGTGGTTAAAGTTCAAATATAAGGAGACTGAAATGGTTTTACTTTTCGATGATGCCAAAAAGCTTGAAAAAGCCGTGGGAGAAGAAGCCGCAGAGGTTATTGCCCACGTTCTTGAAAAGCACGAAGAAAAATCCAAGCAAGAGCTTGAAGAAGCTAAAAAGGAACTTGTCACCAGAGCTGACCTTTATAAGGTAGAGGGAAACTTGAAGGCTGACATGACCCGACTTGAAACCAAAGTGGAAAATATTGAGTCCAATTTGGAAAACAAGATCAGGGCTGAAGTTCAGGCTGCCAAATCCGAAACCATCAAATGGATGGCTGGAATGCTCATGGTTCAGGCAGCCACGGTTGCTGCCTTGGTCAAGTTGTTGGGTTAAAATCCGGTTCAGCTTCATGCTTTGGAATAATTGATAAAATGCACGCAAATCCCCCGCAAAGTTCACGCTTTGCGGGGGATTTTTTTGCCGAAAACCCAGCTTGTGCCACTTTTAAGAGATAGTCATAGATTACGCGCAGTTAAAAAAAGCAATCCTCCGCTTTGAGGTGATGCTCCGCAAATATAACGAAGACTCAACCGATCTTGATGAGATCACAAAAGGTGCTGTGCAGGATTCATTGGTCATGCGTTTTGAACACACGCTAGAACTGGCTTAGAAAAGCTGCAAGCGGCCTCTGTTCGAGGAAGGATACGTTGAAGTAAAAACCATGGGGCCGAAGCCGATGATGCGCTTTGCTTTCACTGCGGATCTTATCGCCAATGTTGATAACTGGATCGGATACATCAATGCCCGCAATGACACCTCGCACGATTATTCCGGCGACAAGGCAGACGCCATCTTGGATATTGTAGATGATTTCTATGATGATGTGGTCGATCTGTACGAGAAGATTTCAAAGGAAGCATGGAAATAATGCCGAAAATTGGGGAGTTCCTTATGCGGCGTTTGAAGACTTCACGCCTACTGCGAATGTATCCTGTATTTATCTATCTTCCGGTACAGGGTGGCCCGTGAAATGCCGAGAAGTTTGGCGGTTAAGGCCCGGTTGTTGTTTGTCTTTTTTAATATATCCTGAATTGTTTTACGCACTACGTCATCCAAAGTGCCACTGGAATGGGGGGGGACTTCCGGGATCACATGCGGCATTCCCAGATGTTTGACTTCGATAGTTTCTCCGCCGCAGAGATGGAGGGCTCTTTGTATGCAGTTTTCCAGTTCTCTGACATTGCCCGGCCAGTGATAACTGGCGAGCAGGTTTTGGGCTTCCGGGCTAAGTGACGGGGGGGAGGCTGCTCCTTCTTTCAGAAAAAGGGAAGCCAATAATAAGATATCATCCCGGCCCCTTTCCTTAAGGGGAGGGATGTGGATGGGGAAGACATTCAGTCGGTAGTAGAGATCTTCTCTGAATCGTCCGTCCCGGATAGCTGTGGGCAAATTTACATGGGTGGCGGCAATGATCCTAGTATCAACTTTTACCGGTTTGTCTGCCCCGATGCGGTAAACCTCCCCGGTCTCAAGTACACGAAGTAATTTAACCTGCATCCTGTAGGGCATGTCGCCGATCTCATCCAGAAGAATTGTTCCGGTGTTGGCAAGTTCAAATTTACCCGGCTTTCCGCCTTTGGCTGCTCCGGTAAAAGTTCCGTCCACGTAACCGAATAGTTCACTTTCCAGCAGGTTGGAGGGTATGGCTCCGCAGTTGATTGGGATGAAAGGGTTATTGCGTCGGCTGCTCTGATTGTGAATAGACTGCGCGAAAAGCTCCTTCCCTGTTCCGGTTTCGCCTTGGAGTAGCACTGTGCTGTCTGAAGATGCGGCTCCTTTGGCCAGCTTTACTGTTTCCAGCAGGGTGGGGGAGGTTCCGAGAATACTGTCAAAAGTAAAATGTGCCCGTGTGCCTGCAATGTTCTGGGCCAGTTTGTAAATATCTTTGACCTCGTTGAAAGTGATTACAGCACCAAGGCGCTCTCCTCTCTCAGATGTCACCAGCTGGACCGTGAGAATAAGGCTGATGTGGTTTTTGCGGACTTTGAGGCGGACTTCTTTATTGGTCCATGATTCCGGGCATTCAGCCACATGGTCCAGATCAACTTTCAATCCCTGAAGTACGGATAGGGGCCTGTTTTCCAGATCGTCTCTTTTTAATATTTGTGCCCCTTCGCGGTTAACCCGCCAAATGTGTTTCTCACTGTTGATGATGATCAGACCGGTGCGGAAAAAAGAAATGGTCTGATCCAGAAAATTCAGGTTGGCAGCCAGCTCCCGGTTTCTGCGTAAAACACGGAGTTGCTGTTCTGCGGCTCTGGCCGCTGTTGTGACCATATAAAGGGTATGTGCATGAGCCTGCTTTGAAGAACCGAATACAGCTATAATGCCGATCAGCTTTTTATCCTTACCAAAAACCGGAGCAGTGGAACTGGTCTGATCATGGGCCTGCTGGCAGAAATGTTCATCATCAATAAGTTGAATGGGGGTTTTGAGTTTTTGGGTTAGTGATATGGCTGTAGTCCCTACATCCTTTTCCGTCCAGCGGTAGCCGGGGACACAATTTCTTGTCGTGGAATCCTCAATCAGTTCGTCTTTCCCGCGAATATGGAGGATGTATCCGTCCGAATCCACTGCGGCAATAATAAAATCATTGGGAAACAGAAGCTTGTAAAACTCATCGAACTGCGGTTTTAGAATGTTCAGTAGCTTTCTGTTCTGCCGCCGCCGCTCCGACAGCTCTGCCGGAGAGAGCATTTTCTGGTGCTTGTTTCTGCGTATGGGATCAATTCCATATTCCACTGACCGCTGGTATGACAGTTTTATTTCGCGTTTCATGGCTTCCGGACTGATTATCTGTCCTTCTTTTATGTCTGCCACTGTCTCTTTTTTATACATATTTAAGGTTCTCCCAGCATTCAGAACTGCCTTAATAAGTTGTGTTTTTATAAGTTTGTAGTTGCAGTTGCTTGAAATTATATAATAAAATCATTTGATGTGGCAACCCGGCAAATATCCATACGATACTAATATCGCAGGCCGAAGCTTTATGTGTCGCAGTGCTGTCTCAAAATAATACATGTCTCATTGTGAGGCATATATTGTCAATGCCGCATTCGCCAAGAGTTTTAGACGGATACTAAAAGAATATTGTCTCAATATGAGACAGTGTTTGGGCGGTGTCTTATTGTCTTCTTGATGTGTTGAGATGAAATATAGGCGGTTCTTGTTTCTAAAAAGTAAATAATTTCGATGTAATAAATATAGCAGACAGTTTTAGAATATGTGTTTGGCATCCCCTTTGCTTCATTGCACTGAAAAAATGGCACACCCTCATAGGCTAAATGCCTGAAAATATATCAACTGCCGGAATTACGGTAAGGAGAGTGCAGTGCAGACAGCGGATGTTTTAGTCATCGGTGGAGGTATCACCGGATCTACTACAGCTCTAGGGCTCATGCTCAAGGGGGCCGGTAAAGTGGTGCTCTTGGATGAGCAGCTCAAGAGCCAGCGTTTATCCCGGGGCAACTTCGGGCTGACCTGGTTCATGTGCAAGGGAGCGGGGTATCCCGGCTATTCTCTTTGGTGCCGGAAGGCAGCCAAGGCATGGCCTGAGTTTGCGGAAAAGCTCGAAGGTGAAAGCAAATACAATATTGAATTGGACTGGACCGGTGGCGCAGTACACGCTTTTGGGCAGGATGAATTGGACGGATTTGCAAAGTCTATAAAAACTATCCGGGAAGGCTGTGAAAGTGAAGGGATTGATTATCCCGTTGAAATTCTGGATAGACAGCAATTCGCTGACTTGATGCCGAAAATGACTCTAGGTGAAGACGTTGCGGGTGCTATGTTTACCAAGGAGCAGGGCCACGTTAATCCTTTGAAGCTTCTTGGTGCTGTCAGAAGCTGGTTCCAAAAACTGGGTGGAGTTTATAATGGTGCTGAGGGTGCTAAGGAGATTATCCCACAGTCCAATGGAACCGTTCTCGTTAAGACAGCCACTGAGACATATGAATGTAAGAAGCTCGTAATTGCTGCCGGACACGGTTCTGCAAGACTTACTGCTGCTCTTGGCGAGAAACTCAATATTTATCCCCAGCGCGGGCAGCTGATGGTAACAGCGCGTTGTGAACGAAAACTTGATTTTCCCCTGCTCAGCGTCCGTCAGACTCAGGACGGGACTTACATGATCGGTCTTTCAACAGAAAATACAGCTCTGGATGCACGGGTAACTGCAGACGCCATGAAGTCTCAAGCCGCAAACGCGGTACGGATTTTTCCTGAACTGGCAAATTTGAATTGGGTCAGGGCTTGGGGGGCTATCCGCGTTATGACTCCGGACGGCGGCCCCATCTACAGCAAGATTCCGGGCCATGACAATATAAGTGTTCTTGCCTTGCATTCCGGGGTTTCTTTAGCGCCCCTGCACACAGAAGTCATAGCTCCGTGGATATTAGGTAACACCACAGATAACCAAGTATCAGATTTTTCAAACGGACGGTTCAATGCTTAAACATTCCACAACTTCCACTGCTGAATTTAAACAGGATCAGGCTCCGGCTGAAACAGTTTCCGTCCTTCTGGACGGCGAGAAGGTTGATCTTCCAAAAGGTATCAGCATTGCCGCAGGGCTCCTTAGCATCGGTGAAATTATTTCGCGCATTTCACCTTCAGCACACAAACCGCGTTCTCCGCACTGTCTGATGGGCGTTTGTTATGAATGCCTCATGGAAATTGATGGTGTGGAACGGCAGGCATGCATGACAGACCCTGAAGAAGGCATGGTTATCAACCGCCATTTAGATTCCAAAGGAGAAGACGCATGAGTCGCCATTACGATGTAATTGTAATCGGTACCGGACCTGCCGGGCTGAGTGCAGCCACCCTGCTTACCAAAATGGGGCTCAATGTTCTGGCTTTGGACGAGCAGCAGCGTCCCGGTGGTCAGATCTACCGCAATGTGGAAGGAGCAGGAGAAGCTCGTTTAAACCTTTTCGGTCCCGACTATAGTGTCGGACTTGAGCTGGTGAACGAGTTTAGAGCTGCCAATGTTAACTATGAAGGCGGAGCTTCTGTCTGGCAGGTCGAGGCTGATGGCCGTATTTGTTATTCCAAAGACGGAAAATCCAGCAGGATCTCGGCCAACTATATCATCGCAGCCACCGGAGCCATGGAGCGTCCTGTACCCATCGAAGGCTGGACTCTTCCGGGAGTAATGGGTGCTGGCGCAGCGAATAATCTGGCCAAAGAAGCCGGACTGACCCCTAAGGGAAAAGTAGTTTTGGCCGGTAGCGGCCCCCTGTTGCTTCTCGAAGCTTCCATTTTGCTGAAAAAGGGCGTGGAGATTGCTGCCATTCTGGAGACCACAGACCTTATCCCGCCTGCGGACTCCGTAACCAAACTTCCTCAAGCTCTCATGGGCTGGAAGCTCCTTTATAAGGGTACAACCATGCTTTGGGAGCTCCAGAAGGCGGGGATTCCTCATTATCGGGGTGTCCGCAATATCCGCGCGCTGGGAGCCGATGCGCTGAGCGGGGTTGAAGCTACGGTCAAGGGAGAAACACTGAACTTTGATGCTGATTTGCTTCTGCTGCATTTCGGCGTTATCCCCAACACCCATATTTTCAGGCAGGCAGGCTGCCAAATGGTTTGGGACGAGAAGCTAAGATATTGGTACCCGTCCTGCGACAGTTGGGGCCGTACCAATTTTGAAAAAATATTTGCAGCAGGTGACGGCTGCCGGGTTCATGGAGCTGTGGCGGCGCGTCATAAAGGCACGTTGGCTGCTTTGGAAATTGCCTGCTGTCTGGGCATGATCCCTGAGTCTGAAAGGGACGATCTGGCTGAGCCTGTCCTTAAAGCTTTAAGGCAGGACAACCTGCCCCGGCCATTTATCGATGCCATGTATGCGCCTAAACCTTCACATTTCACGTTCGAAAATGAAACAGTACTTTGCCGGTGTGAGAATGTCACCGTTGGAGACGTCCGCAAGGTTCTGGATGAGGGGGTTCGCGAGCTGAACGAGGTGAAAATCATCACCCGTTGCGGCATGGGTCCTTGTCAGGGGCGGATGTGCGGTCCGGCATTGGCGGAAATAGTCGGAGAATATCTTTCCCTTGAGCCGGATCAGGCCGGGCTTCTGGTTGTACGTCCTCCTCTGAAACCTATTCCACTGAGTGAAGTGGCTGCCATGGATCTCGGTGATGGAGGAACAGACGGCGGCAACTGGTTGCTGGACAAGAAGTAACAAAACGAGGGGAACTTTCTCCCGTTGTAAATTATATCATTTTAAGGAGTTAAGATGAGTATTACAAGAATGGAAACAGCGAAGCGCATGAGTAGGATCGTCATTCATAATGATACCGTTTACCTTTGCGGACAGGTAGCGGACAACTCTGACGAACCTATCGGCCCTCAGACAGAAAGCATGCTTGCCAAGGTGGATGCTCTTTTGGAAAAGGCCGGCAGCAGCAGGGAACATATTCTTTCTGCCACAGTTTATGTTCGCGATATGAAGGATTTTGCAGGAATGAACGAAGTCTGGGACAACTGGGTTCCCGAAGGACATGCCCCCGCAAGAGCCTGTGTTGAAGCACGGATGGCCCGGCCTGAGCTTTTAGTGGAGGTTTCTGTTGTAGCGGCACTTAAGTAGTAAATGATTTCCATTTAGGAGGGATCTTCATGGAAAAATTCTTTAAATACGCATTAGCAGCTCTCATGAGCACTGTTGCCGCTCTTGAGTTCTACCAGGTAATAATGCGTTATATCTTTGAGTTGCCGGTGATGGGGTTGGATGAACTTTTGGTATATCCCACACTGTGGTTGTATTTCTTCGGTAGCGTGAATGCTTGTCGGGAAGATACCCAGATCAAGGCTAATGTCTTGGACATTTTTATGAAAACCGAACTCGGCAAACTGCGGGTGAGAGTAGTGGCCGACATAATGTCTTTGGTTGTCTCGTCGTGGTTGACCTGGTGGGCATGGGACTATTTCCTCTATGCTTTGAAGATTTGGAAAGAAAGCCCGACTCTTTATATCCCCACATTCTGGGCCGAATGTGCTTTTTTCATCGGCATGATGCTGATGACCATGTTTGTGCTCTGGCATCTTGTTAGAAATATCCGCCGCCTTATGTTGCTTGCGGATCAGCCGGCAGTTGCCGTTAAGGTAGGAGTATAGCATGGATATTGTTACCGTTTCTTTTATCGCCCTGGGTGTGCTGGTGCTGATGCTCAGCTTCGGTGTTCCGCTGCCTTTCTGTTTTGGCGGTGCTCTCATGGTCATGGTTTTTGTCGGGGATGCCACTATGAACGGCACCATGGTCTGGGGATACAGCCAGCTTGCCAACCCTGTGTTGCTTTGTATTCCACTGTTTGTCTTTGCGGGCACGCTAATGAGTGAAAGTGGAATCGCTGAAAGTCTACTACGTTTTGTTAACGTATTTGTGGGCCGCATCAGGGGCGGGCTGGGTGTTGTTGCAAGTGTCAGCTGTGCTTTGATCGGTGCCATCTCCGGCAGCGGTCTTACCGGCGTAGCCGCTACCGGCCCAATCCTTATCCCGGAAATGGCTTCCAAAGGTTATCCTCGCGGGTACGCAACAGCACTTGTTGCAAACTCATCAATCCTTGGCCTGCTTATTCCGCCAAGTGTAACAATGATCATTTACGGCTGGGTAACAGACACCTCAATTCTGGCCTGTTTTCTCGCAACTATGGGACCGGGAATACTGATCACCCTCCTGTTTTGCGGAGTTAACATGGTGCTGGCCCGTAAGTTTCCCTTGATTCTGGATCCCCCGCAGCCTGTACAGGAAACAGCCCGCGAAGCCGTTTCCATGACCTCTCGCGCACTGCCTGCGTTGATCATGCCTCTGATTATCCTTGGCGGCATATACGGCGGTATCATGACTCCGACCGAAGCTGCTGCTGTTGCTGTTATCTACGCAATCCCGGTTGGCCTTATGGTCTATAAGGGGTTGACCTTCAAGA is drawn from Desulfovibrio sp. JC022 and contains these coding sequences:
- a CDS encoding FAD-binding oxidoreductase, whose amino-acid sequence is MQTADVLVIGGGITGSTTALGLMLKGAGKVVLLDEQLKSQRLSRGNFGLTWFMCKGAGYPGYSLWCRKAAKAWPEFAEKLEGESKYNIELDWTGGAVHAFGQDELDGFAKSIKTIREGCESEGIDYPVEILDRQQFADLMPKMTLGEDVAGAMFTKEQGHVNPLKLLGAVRSWFQKLGGVYNGAEGAKEIIPQSNGTVLVKTATETYECKKLVIAAGHGSARLTAALGEKLNIYPQRGQLMVTARCERKLDFPLLSVRQTQDGTYMIGLSTENTALDARVTADAMKSQAANAVRIFPELANLNWVRAWGAIRVMTPDGGPIYSKIPGHDNISVLALHSGVSLAPLHTEVIAPWILGNTTDNQVSDFSNGRFNA
- a CDS encoding (2Fe-2S)-binding protein, with the protein product MLKHSTTSTAEFKQDQAPAETVSVLLDGEKVDLPKGISIAAGLLSIGEIISRISPSAHKPRSPHCLMGVCYECLMEIDGVERQACMTDPEEGMVINRHLDSKGEDA
- a CDS encoding NAD(P)/FAD-dependent oxidoreductase, encoding MSRHYDVIVIGTGPAGLSAATLLTKMGLNVLALDEQQRPGGQIYRNVEGAGEARLNLFGPDYSVGLELVNEFRAANVNYEGGASVWQVEADGRICYSKDGKSSRISANYIIAATGAMERPVPIEGWTLPGVMGAGAANNLAKEAGLTPKGKVVLAGSGPLLLLEASILLKKGVEIAAILETTDLIPPADSVTKLPQALMGWKLLYKGTTMLWELQKAGIPHYRGVRNIRALGADALSGVEATVKGETLNFDADLLLLHFGVIPNTHIFRQAGCQMVWDEKLRYWYPSCDSWGRTNFEKIFAAGDGCRVHGAVAARHKGTLAALEIACCLGMIPESERDDLAEPVLKALRQDNLPRPFIDAMYAPKPSHFTFENETVLCRCENVTVGDVRKVLDEGVRELNEVKIITRCGMGPCQGRMCGPALAEIVGEYLSLEPDQAGLLVVRPPLKPIPLSEVAAMDLGDGGTDGGNWLLDKK
- a CDS encoding RidA family protein, coding for MSITRMETAKRMSRIVIHNDTVYLCGQVADNSDEPIGPQTESMLAKVDALLEKAGSSREHILSATVYVRDMKDFAGMNEVWDNWVPEGHAPARACVEARMARPELLVEVSVVAALK
- a CDS encoding TRAP transporter small permease, with amino-acid sequence MEKFFKYALAALMSTVAALEFYQVIMRYIFELPVMGLDELLVYPTLWLYFFGSVNACREDTQIKANVLDIFMKTELGKLRVRVVADIMSLVVSSWLTWWAWDYFLYALKIWKESPTLYIPTFWAECAFFIGMMLMTMFVLWHLVRNIRRLMLLADQPAVAVKVGV
- a CDS encoding TRAP transporter large permease, which translates into the protein MDIVTVSFIALGVLVLMLSFGVPLPFCFGGALMVMVFVGDATMNGTMVWGYSQLANPVLLCIPLFVFAGTLMSESGIAESLLRFVNVFVGRIRGGLGVVASVSCALIGAISGSGLTGVAATGPILIPEMASKGYPRGYATALVANSSILGLLIPPSVTMIIYGWVTDTSILACFLATMGPGILITLLFCGVNMVLARKFPLILDPPQPVQETAREAVSMTSRALPALIMPLIILGGIYGGIMTPTEAAAVAVIYAIPVGLMVYKGLTFKTFISAAKSSATAVGAIMVMIVFSLMLSQIFVMEDVPQALVEGVFTITQNKVILLILINFLLFFVGMIVNDITSIILLAPLLLPLMQAIGISPVQFAAIMGVNTAMGGVTPPYASILYLSMRIGKAEFSEVIKPAMILIIFGYVPVVFLTSLWPNLSLFFPGLFGY